A window of the Rhodospirillales bacterium genome harbors these coding sequences:
- a CDS encoding global cell cycle regulator GcrA-like protein, with the protein MSWTDEKIKHLKKLWNQGLSTAEIGRELGVSKNAVVGKSYRLGLKPRPSPISGKVTKKAPKPKPRPKVKESSRITDVIMLGPNMCRWPFHDPGDANFHFCGKEVVPGKPYCVEHCAIAYVQKSGSRDRDRERAS; encoded by the coding sequence ATGAGCTGGACCGACGAGAAGATCAAGCACCTGAAGAAACTCTGGAATCAGGGTCTCAGCACGGCGGAGATCGGCCGTGAGCTCGGCGTCTCGAAGAACGCGGTGGTCGGCAAGTCGTACCGCTTGGGCCTGAAGCCCCGGCCTTCGCCGATCTCGGGCAAGGTGACGAAGAAGGCACCCAAGCCGAAACCCAGACCGAAGGTGAAGGAATCGAGCCGGATTACAGACGTCATCATGCTCGGTCCGAACATGTGCCGCTGGCCGTTCCATGATCCCGGCGACGCCAACTTCCATTTCTGCGGCAAGGAAGTGGTGCCGGGTAAGCCGTACTGCGTCGAGCACTGCGCCATCGCCTATGTGCAGAAGTCAGGCTCGCGTGATCGCGACCGGGAACGCGCTTCGTAA